In one window of Dermochelys coriacea isolate rDerCor1 chromosome 3, rDerCor1.pri.v4, whole genome shotgun sequence DNA:
- the BTBD3 gene encoding BTB/POZ domain-containing protein 3 isoform X2, translating to MAADIFPRKKPANTNTTAVQQYHQQNLNNNNTIPAPNWQGLYPTIRERNAVMFNNDLMADVHFVVGPPGGTQRLPGHKYVLAVGSSVFHAMFYGELAEDKDEIRIPDVEPAAFLAMLKYIYCDEIDLAADTVLATLYAAKKYIVPHLARACVNFLETSLSAKNACVLLSQSCLFEEPDLTQRCWEVIDAQAELALKSEGFCDIDFQTLESILRRETLNAKEIVVFEAALNWAEVECQRQDLPVSIENKRKVLGKALYLIRIPTMALDDFANGAAQSGVLTLNETNDIFLWYTAAKKPELEFVSNARKGLVPQRCHRFQSCAYRSNQWRYRGRCDSIQFAVDKRVFIAGFGLYGSSCGSAEYSAKIELKRQGVILGQNLSKYFSDGSSNTFPVWFEYPVQIEPDTFYTASVILDGNELSYFGQEGMTEVQCGKVTVQFQCSSDSTNGTGVQGGQIPELIFYA from the exons atggcTGCTGATATTTTTCCCAGAAAGAAACCAGCCAACACTAATACAACGGCTGTCCAGCAATACCACCAACAAAacctcaacaacaacaacactatCCCTGCCCCCAATTGGCAAGGGCTTTATCCCACCATCCGAGAGAG AAATGCAGTGATGTTCAACAATGACTTGATGGCAGATGTTCATTTTGTGGTTGGGCCACCAGGTGGGACCCAGCGGTTGCCAGGACACAAA TATGTCTTAGCTGTTGGGAGCTCTGTATTCCATGCAATGTTTTACGGAGAGCTTGCTGAGGACAAAGATGAAATTCGTATACCAGATGTTGAGCCTGCTGCTTTTCTCGCTATGCTGAA ATACATCTATTGTGATGAAATTGACTTAGCTGCTGATACCGTGCTAGCCACTCTTTATGCTGCCAAGAAGTACATTGTTCCTCATCTTGCCCGAGCATGTGTCAACTTCCTAGAGACGAGCCTAAGTGCAAAGAATGCCTGTGTGCTGCTATCTCAGAGCTGCTTATTTGAGGAACCTGACCTGACGCAGCGCTGCTGGGAAGTGATTGATGCCCAAGCAGAGCTGGCTTTGAAATCTGAGGGGTTCTGCGATATTGATTTTCAGACGCTTGAAAGCATCCTCCGAAGGGAGACGCTGAATGCCAAAGAAATTGTTGTTTTTGAAGCTGCACTTAACTGGGCTGAAGTTGAGTGTCAACGGCAAGATTTACCTGTTAGCATAGAAAATAAACGCAAGGTTCTAGGGAAAGCTCTCTACCTGATTCGCATCCCTACGATGGCACTTGATGACTTTGCAAATGGTGCTGCTCAGTCCGGGGTACTGACGCTCAATGAAACCAATGATATCTTCCTTTGGTATACAGCTGCCAAAAAGCCAGAATTAGAGTTTGTGAGCAATGCCAGAAAAGGCCTTGTCCCCCAGCGTTGCCACCGCTTCCAGTCTTGCGCCTACCGCAGCAACCAGTGGCGTTACAGGGGTCGGTGTGACAGCATCCAGTTTGCTGTTGATAAGAGAGTTTTCATTGCCGGCTTTGGACTGTATGGTTCTAGCTGTGGATCAGCAGAATATAGTGCAAAGATTGAACTTAAACGCCAAGGTGTTATCCTAGGCCAGAACTTGAGCAAGTATTTCTCAGATGGATCGAGCAACACTTTCCCAGTGTGGTTTGAGTATCCAGTGCAGATTGAGCCCGATACCTTTTATACAGCTAGTGTGATACTGGATGGCAATGAACTAAGCTATTTTGGACAAGAAGGAATGACTGAAGTTCAGTGTGGGAAGGTAACTGTTCAATTCCAGTGTTCTTCAGACAGTACTAATGGCACTGGAGTGCAGGGAGGGCAGATTCCAGAACTCATATTCTACGCCTGA
- the BTBD3 gene encoding BTB/POZ domain-containing protein 3 isoform X1 has translation MVDDKGKNMKCLTFFLMLPETVKNRSKKSSKKGNSSSSKLPPVCYEIITLKTKKKKKMAADIFPRKKPANTNTTAVQQYHQQNLNNNNTIPAPNWQGLYPTIRERNAVMFNNDLMADVHFVVGPPGGTQRLPGHKYVLAVGSSVFHAMFYGELAEDKDEIRIPDVEPAAFLAMLKYIYCDEIDLAADTVLATLYAAKKYIVPHLARACVNFLETSLSAKNACVLLSQSCLFEEPDLTQRCWEVIDAQAELALKSEGFCDIDFQTLESILRRETLNAKEIVVFEAALNWAEVECQRQDLPVSIENKRKVLGKALYLIRIPTMALDDFANGAAQSGVLTLNETNDIFLWYTAAKKPELEFVSNARKGLVPQRCHRFQSCAYRSNQWRYRGRCDSIQFAVDKRVFIAGFGLYGSSCGSAEYSAKIELKRQGVILGQNLSKYFSDGSSNTFPVWFEYPVQIEPDTFYTASVILDGNELSYFGQEGMTEVQCGKVTVQFQCSSDSTNGTGVQGGQIPELIFYA, from the exons ATGGTAGATGACAAGGGAAAGAACATGAAATGTCTCACCTTCTTCTTGATGCTTCCAGAGACAGTCAAGAACAGGTCCAAGAAAAGCTCTAAGAAaggaaatagcagcagcagcaagttgCCTCCAGTTTGCTATGAAATCATTACCTTGAAGaccaaaaagaagaagaagatggcTGCTGATATTTTTCCCAGAAAGAAACCAGCCAACACTAATACAACGGCTGTCCAGCAATACCACCAACAAAacctcaacaacaacaacactatCCCTGCCCCCAATTGGCAAGGGCTTTATCCCACCATCCGAGAGAG AAATGCAGTGATGTTCAACAATGACTTGATGGCAGATGTTCATTTTGTGGTTGGGCCACCAGGTGGGACCCAGCGGTTGCCAGGACACAAA TATGTCTTAGCTGTTGGGAGCTCTGTATTCCATGCAATGTTTTACGGAGAGCTTGCTGAGGACAAAGATGAAATTCGTATACCAGATGTTGAGCCTGCTGCTTTTCTCGCTATGCTGAA ATACATCTATTGTGATGAAATTGACTTAGCTGCTGATACCGTGCTAGCCACTCTTTATGCTGCCAAGAAGTACATTGTTCCTCATCTTGCCCGAGCATGTGTCAACTTCCTAGAGACGAGCCTAAGTGCAAAGAATGCCTGTGTGCTGCTATCTCAGAGCTGCTTATTTGAGGAACCTGACCTGACGCAGCGCTGCTGGGAAGTGATTGATGCCCAAGCAGAGCTGGCTTTGAAATCTGAGGGGTTCTGCGATATTGATTTTCAGACGCTTGAAAGCATCCTCCGAAGGGAGACGCTGAATGCCAAAGAAATTGTTGTTTTTGAAGCTGCACTTAACTGGGCTGAAGTTGAGTGTCAACGGCAAGATTTACCTGTTAGCATAGAAAATAAACGCAAGGTTCTAGGGAAAGCTCTCTACCTGATTCGCATCCCTACGATGGCACTTGATGACTTTGCAAATGGTGCTGCTCAGTCCGGGGTACTGACGCTCAATGAAACCAATGATATCTTCCTTTGGTATACAGCTGCCAAAAAGCCAGAATTAGAGTTTGTGAGCAATGCCAGAAAAGGCCTTGTCCCCCAGCGTTGCCACCGCTTCCAGTCTTGCGCCTACCGCAGCAACCAGTGGCGTTACAGGGGTCGGTGTGACAGCATCCAGTTTGCTGTTGATAAGAGAGTTTTCATTGCCGGCTTTGGACTGTATGGTTCTAGCTGTGGATCAGCAGAATATAGTGCAAAGATTGAACTTAAACGCCAAGGTGTTATCCTAGGCCAGAACTTGAGCAAGTATTTCTCAGATGGATCGAGCAACACTTTCCCAGTGTGGTTTGAGTATCCAGTGCAGATTGAGCCCGATACCTTTTATACAGCTAGTGTGATACTGGATGGCAATGAACTAAGCTATTTTGGACAAGAAGGAATGACTGAAGTTCAGTGTGGGAAGGTAACTGTTCAATTCCAGTGTTCTTCAGACAGTACTAATGGCACTGGAGTGCAGGGAGGGCAGATTCCAGAACTCATATTCTACGCCTGA